ATATTTCATAAGCATTTTATCCTTAAAATCCacaaacaaacacacaaataACATACACATACGATTTATTTCAAGTCACACTGAAAACAGAACAGAACAAATACTTAACAAACCAAAAGATAGATAAAGCAAAGAACAACAACCTGGGAACTCCAACTCCAATTCCGATTCCGATTCTATTCTTCTTCCGATTCCGATTCCGCACTCTGAAGCCACTCCACAAATGGCTTCACATTCTTCCAAATCAACGAGTCCTTATTCCCACCACTCAACCCCTCCTCATACCACTTCACCACATACTCCTCTTCCAAAATATCAACATCATACAACGCCTTCAACACAAGCGGAACCTCCTTAACCGCATTCCCATTCCCATTCCGACAAAACTCCTCAATCGCCCTCAACACCAGAATCTGCGATTCCGCCCCTTCACCCACCACAGCCGCCAAATAACTCTTCTTTTTCACCACATGTTTTGCAAACCCTTTTTCCACACCATCAACCACCGCTTCATAAATAGCACTCACATTCTCTTGTTTCGAACCCGACAAAATCCCCATCAACTCCTTCGGTGAAACACCCTTTTTAATATTCTCCTTCGCCACATCAGCAAGCTTCTTATTATTCCCATTCCCATTCCCATTCCCGTTGACTGCTTTGACTTTTTTCGGCTCCTCGGTTGCTAACATCACCATGTCAGCGGTCACGGAACTGAGCTGTTCTTGAATCCGTTGTCTGGCGGCCTCCGCTGACGTGTCGGTCTGCCATTGGACGTCCCCGTCATCTTCCGAATCGTCCTTGTCGCCAGCCTGGCTGACAGTTGGCGAGACATGATCCTCGTCAGATGCATTTCCTTTCTTTTTTGTCGGCTTcacatctttcttcttaacatcTTTAGTCAACTTCTTCTGTACTTTATCAGCAGCTTCACCTTCTTTTAATCTTTCCTTTTCTGCCCTTCTCATGGCCTTCTTATCTTTCCCACCCTTTTTCACTTCTGGTggatttttcaaaataaatgacGTCAGCTTATCCCTCATGTCCACATCAGACACAAACCCACAAGCAGCACATTTCAACTGCACCATTTGAGTTTTTGTAATCAAGATTTCAGTTTCGGGATTCCCGCATCCGTAACACTGAACGtatttttttatgaaattttcAAGAAGACCCGCAAGTTTTGAAGTGTCGTGGGCCCCGTTGACCAGGGACACACCTGTCTTTTCATCGAATTTTGATTGTGCACCGAGTTCACACCCGAAATATTTAGTGGTATAAGAAGGTGGACGAGCCAAAGCTTTTGCCACATCAACCATGTTGACTATATTTGTTTTGATTCCATTTCCACGCCCTTCGATTTTTGTAATCATTTTTGGCATTTTGTATCTGTAAAAGGCATCATCGCTGTTGCTTGCACCAATGTTTTGTAAAGCCATTTTTGGTAAGTGTTGGGAAGTGGTTAAGATTCTTGAATCTTGATATTAGATTAGTGAGGTAATGGAGGTTGAAAAGTGGGGGGttttggaggggtaaaatggggAATTGGAAGGTTGCGATAAGGGGCAACCGTGGAAATCAGTGTGGTCCTGAAATGGCGCTCGATGCATACAGGTGATTGGTTTTGTAGAGGAAGGAGTTTTCTCCTTGAATATAGGACAATATTCTCCCAACAACCCGATAGACCCTAAGTAGAGGATAGCCTGCTCGGACATAAAAATCGCTTTGACTTTCACAAACACTCCAACTTGAAAGTTGTAGAGAGCTGATGGCAACAAGAAGCCTTCAAAATGGAGAAGGTGAACAATTAGtaaatgattaaatcaagaaTGTAAGAATACTATCATACAAAATGTATCTTTCAATAAGGTATGTCTCTAAAGTTACTAAACAAGGTTTATTATTCTGTTAACTTGCAGAAAGTTGGAAGAACAAAAATATGACAAAGAAAGTAACTTTAAACAGACTTTAGCAAAAGTTTTCATTATATTAACTATAACTGTTGAGATATAGAAAGTTACACTACCCTTTCCAAGATGACCAATTTGCAGAAAAGGGAAAACATGGAAATACAAAGAAGAGAGATGACAATATTACACCATAACATTGTTTAACATAACACATAGAATTTCATGTGAATCGCTATTTGAATCAAACAAATTTAAAACCTATTTGGTTATGAAGAATTGTAAACAATTGGCAAAAGAAGAATGATTCATGTTTATCCACAGGTTCACTCACCTTTCACATGACAGTAACAACATGTCTTTTCCCTACCCGAAGTTCCCTCAAATTATTAAAGAACACCGCTTTGATCATCAATAAATCATTAATCACGTTTTGTGACAGCTTATTCTCAGAACAGGAAACAAGATAAATCTCATACAGTAGTTTCCTCGAATAATCAAAAGGCGACAacttcaatcatcaaacaataatGATTCATAACAGTTGATAAAGACGAGATAAATCAGATCTAAAGATTAATCGGATAAATTTAAATTGATGTAATACTACGACGAATTCCAAAAAGGAAATCCAAAAATTATGATAACTGTAATAACAAGATTCAGATTTCGTATAAACAACGGTTGTCTGATTCGCCAATAACAATGCTTATCAATCattaaaacaacaaaaataacttAATCGATTTATAAAAAAATGATCGGAGATCCATCCATAACGAAACCACCGATTAACAATCAAATAAACATCGATCAAGATAAAGCAATACAAGAGAACATAATCAAACAACTAGTAAAGAAAGTTGCAAACAAAATCGAACTGAAAAATTCAGCAAACTTACCGATCAACAGAGATAGATAAGAAGATGTCTAGGGTTTTCGATTGTGGCCGAGAGATGAGCGATTGAGAGAGAGAGGCGGCCAATCGGACATATTTATATATAAGGTTGGAAATGTTGGTGATATTCCACCTGTGTACTTCTAATCTTAGCCGTCGATCTAATGACCGACGAGATCAACGGTACACACGCCACGCTTTGATCCTAACTTCGAGCATGACTATTGGCCCTTCAACTTTTAATACATATTGGTTTTGTcctataacttttaaaattgtaatTATTGATCCTTAAACATTTTAAAGTCTTGCTCTTACAATTAGCAGGTATGAttcaaaatgttattttttttcatttataactcaagacatcaagaaataTGTACATGCCTTAATGAATTTAGAATTTAGTTAAAATTtgatattatttaataaaataacaTGGGATAATTAATATGAACCAATGGACTTAAAATCTAACCGTATCAATTTTGGAAGTATATCCCTTAACCAATAGGTTGATAGTTTACGTTCTGCTTGAGACAATAACATAATTTATGAATAAATTAGATGTAGATTAAGTGACTTTAAAAAGATTAACAGTAATTTTAAGTATAgatcttttcaaaataaatatatattttaaaaatattgttatttttaataaataattattaaaatggATTTAATTTGTATACATAAATATAGCAAGATATATTTCTATTGGGTGGAGATTCTATTTTCTTATAAGATATACGATGAAATGTTCTTTCCAATAAGGGTGTCAAAATGATTGAGTTTTTACATCTCGTTCCTTTTCCATCTTtacatatttttaattattactaTAAGGTTATACTGAGTGGAGGATGGAAAAGGAGATGACATGGATGGCAACACCTCCCCTAGGGACGACATGTCCAAGAAACCGAATTTTCTTGTCGTTCTCTCATTATTCGttttttctctctttttcttCCGGTTGCTCTttatatatactagttgtgagacccatatATAAATGATCTCCAGCCTAGCTGGTAGTGATGTATTGGGTTTATAACCCACGGTGAGGTGAGGTTGAATGTTCGAATCTTGGGACTCCATAAATCCTATTTAAGTGCCCCTTGTGGGGGAATTTTCCCTGAAAATCCTGTCAGGGGCTGAGTTTGTCCGCTTTGTGGAGCTCGAACCTGGGGTGCACGTTTAAAAGTACGTGTAGGCTCCGTTAATTGATTTGGCGTTTCCAAAAaagttgtgagactcatgtattatattagttatttttttaaaaaaagttaaatataaatatcaaaatatttgagaactttaaatttataagaaaaatattgaattattataatattaatttaaataaataaataaactaataaactttaattttgagaattatgaaattaaaagataagttcattaatgaaattaatatacatttattactacatttattaaaatctaccctaataaatgaaaatgaattTGTCACATGGTATTCCCTCATAAAATtagtcacatgtcattttgtcataatttgagatatatattattttccacttgtcattattttaattttcattttcaatatatcattaattttgtttccataaattaaatctaccataataactattaatttcaaattttaaatttcaaatttcaaatttcaaatttaaaatttcaaatttcaaattttaaattttaaatttcaaattcaatttcaaatatatttacagtttaaacctttatgtttaacattttgttataattaacccgtttaATACACATTAAACAcacaattttaatttatttattttttgcatgtttttttttctcataattttcatttatttcaatttcaaattcaaataaaatttctatttaatcgttcatatttaacattttgttttaatcagcCCGTATAATATACAGGTCTCACAATtagttattaaattaaaatagtatgtggaatttaataaaattaaaaaaaaatgacatgtggaaaaaaaaacttaattcaaaataaccacaaaatgacatttgtcaaATTTAATTAGAGTGTGACAAGtagcaaaaaaaaatatttattagaaaGGATATCTTCCTGTTATCATCAACATCACATCCTTCAATGGCAAAGAGTTACATGCATTGATAAATCCTAAGTGAGTGTACATGACAAGCAAGATACTTCTCCTCTTATGCTAATAGAATTGATTTATTTAgatactaggcgaatgtccgcgcgttgtGCAGAAAAACTTATTTAAttgaaatatttataaatatatgtttttttaaatataacaataatgttgttaaatttgatataataatttgtatactaaattgatataatatattgattattttgaattatatgataatatatacatctataataactgcataatctcaattgtctgaatgacttctacccgcgagttactcatgaataaaattaaatataatatatggtttaattttatttatagttgtaattgttaattaataattttaaattttattatttgcttaacattttaatttctatcattgtaattatttaaaacatcaaacaactttttttaattttaaaagtaacaatataatcatttatatagagttgtttttaactattgttattgtaagttattttaagctactaatttgaaaacttttgacgattataaaaatatattcaggaaatattttagttaaattgacaTTACAATTTAGCTTTTGCATTTAGagttacaatttatcatttttaactattcacaaaatattcttcgaattttttaagtggaactgaaatttatattgaagttgacaaCGTAATGTAATattaaaattaacaatttaagtattttgtcaaaactgttcaaaaattgtaactttaaactgataatggtttacatacaacaacatattaaatcgaAAAAAtttagtataatatgttaaaagttaaaacataactttataagtaaaagtaaaaatattattttaatattaaaatttagtttatttatgatttcaCTTTTGGTTTGAtaattatttaaccttattaaccaatttataatcattattagaaagacaatacaatttatcacttttaactatttacaaagtattctttgggttgtttaagttaaactaaaatttatatttaagttgatcatgtaaggttatatttaaattaacaatttaagtattttatacaaatttttgaaatttatagttttaaaatgataatggtttatatacaacaacatattagacctaataaattaagtataatatgttaaaagttgaaAATAtagctttataagtagaagaaaatatattcttttaatattagagtttagtttatatatgattacactttagtttataatcattattagaaagaaattgaaaatttatgggagtttcaaatgaatgtgatgaaaggaaaaatgaatgggagtttcaaatgaatatgatgcttagaaaaatgtttcatttataagtatataatgaagTGGAGAAATTATACATCTCCTTATAGATGCACATtccttgtaattatcttatatatatatatatatatatatatatatatatatatatatatatatatatatccgttgagaactcatagttaaTTGATAACCCGAGAACTAAAGATAGAGAGTTAGATCAAAATTAACTCATTAAGGACATGATCGTCATCTTATCAATCTCGTTTATTGTTTAACTTTTTCTATTATTCAAGTGaatatatgcatatttcttatactatagtattcataagtaaaaaaaaaacaaaaaaaaacaaaaaacaaacaaacaaaacaaaaaaaccatttttatttgctaatctataaacataatagtacaagtattttattcgatacaaaattaaatataaaaaacaaaaaatgctaTAAAATTTCAAAGCGTTTTCATGTCTTGGTGTCAATATTTCTATATTttattcaatttatcattttcatgtaATGTCCACGTTTTCTGCTAGATTAGTCATAGTATATCATCACTTTGGTCAACTATTGTAATCTTTATATAAATGAATAAGAGATGATTGTTCATGTATTTATATGCTTATTTGATATTATGTAtaagttatataagtattttataataaaataaaaaacacgcATCGAAACTAAAAGATTATTTatgaaaaataatgaaacactcgtagatccgggctagtcaatttagagataataggggtcgaaaatgacttttcgacaaaatattatttagaataaataatcttaaccaagttgtagaatatgtcacaaggtttccgtacatataaaaaacgccgaaattcgagttataacgaagaagttatgacccgtcaaagtttcgcgacggaaccggcacgataccgggaagcgtaaatagtaaaatTTTGATAGagtgagttttagccttagcgacctaaacgaaagtcatataatatgttaaaccgagagcatccataaaaagaacgcccaaatctgacttcgtatgaggaagttatgatttttcgaagattcagcttagcagtgtacaacccgaaattcgaatattagatcgagcggtttttagccgacacaacctaaacgagaatcaaatatCTCTTTATTtgtagcataacgataaaaagacagacgaaaacggatgtcggatgaagaagttatgagattttaacggagcAATCATGTCCCAACCTgttaaataatataacttttaaaataaagtcaaaattagctgacggagtctaaacaaataTTGTATATTACGTTCccgcctacgtgtggatataaagaacgtcgaaaatagagctcgtatgtgaaagttacggatttttaaaGTCGAGTGTGcaaattgcgaaatctgatgcgaaaTTGATGACGTGGCTCGATCAGGGCCGTCGTTTGCTGACCACGATGCTCGCTTCGGATCTTGACAGTTCATATCTCGGACGCCCAGCGCTCGTATCGGACGCCCCGCATACCGTGTGCGCCTCGTGTACAAACCTCGCACGCCCAACATTCTACCCTTCCGCGAACCAAAGCAAGCCACGTCGCCCCACCGAAGTCGCAACATGTGTTGTACGAACGAAGCTCTTGATGGGTTAtcagcaaaacatcattcctatggtgtacatgcaaaccctaatagcttttggatctagtttgtctaatgaacatgcaattgaatatccaaagctataaaccctagatctagcatacacttaatcatattaacataagaatggggtttagatcttaccttgattgttatgtagcaataacaatctcaaatcctccttgtaatggctttagaaagcttagagtcacaagtgtcactcctctaatgactcacaaacaccaagagcaggaggatgaagaatgataagagagaaggcacccaaaaacatgtagaaaccctaaggaaactcttagccacgtttttggtgctctaggggtccttaaatagtgaggctattagggttatctaacaaggaaaccctaatttgattgcttaggccctaagcaaccgatggactccctccttagaggccttggacgatttctaatgggtttccccatagaattcgtccactccatcctctatggagtccattagctcaatattcaactatcacacaattgacagttctagtcccttatatttaattaatctcttttagccacaaaattaattcttattaattattgactaatattaattaaacaatatgatttctcctttaatatattaatctcataatatattaataaatcataattaatcctctctctccataattcatcctatcaagttgctttggtgaaggcaacccaaaaggaccacgcacaatcgggtcaagtacataccaaaatagttatggacttagacactaatccaacagtctcccacttggataagtctaataactattatgcgtatgacttcagatcttgatctgcaatcgtagctttcaaaaaccgatgtcaactctgatcctatcagaagcgtgtcctttagacaagagatcatatattcctccattctagatatcgtatagactgagacatggatttaaatcattctctctatactgtttcccgatttccgatttatgacgactgacaacagactacaattgaacacatcaaattagtcccggcttggaaaagcgcttaggtgtcatcattaaatcatcgagggacccacagatatcactttcatcccaccttggataaaaggaacggataaagtttgattcaatgcttgcttgcactcactcaccgaatcgcacacaacaatatgttttatgacactaagttactggtgcgtttacatattgtcaatgtgtaaccgactcgcaagatacactcacacatctcggtttcaagaatataagatattatcgtctcaccaatcactcgtgataaaatccatgaagtgatccaagtgagcgtgggtttaatccaatgcttaaatcatattcataagcactcatgaacgttgcagcaaacatttgcttatgtttaatacactttagacaatccacacgccaattcacgacagtcttcattcatacctacttccaacatatgaacgactgtggtccgttcgaataatttgattgttcttaaccaatttaattattcaggaagtcaaaacatgcaaagtgaaacacaagaataatactaatcccatatggccccaaactctgggt
The genomic region above belongs to Lactuca sativa cultivar Salinas chromosome 4, Lsat_Salinas_v11, whole genome shotgun sequence and contains:
- the LOC111909981 gene encoding eukaryotic translation initiation factor 5; the protein is MALQNIGASNSDDAFYRYKMPKMITKIEGRGNGIKTNIVNMVDVAKALARPPSYTTKYFGCELGAQSKFDEKTGVSLVNGAHDTSKLAGLLENFIKKYVQCYGCGNPETEILITKTQMVQLKCAACGFVSDVDMRDKLTSFILKNPPEVKKGGKDKKAMRRAEKERLKEGEAADKVQKKLTKDVKKKDVKPTKKKGNASDEDHVSPTVSQAGDKDDSEDDGDVQWQTDTSAEAARQRIQEQLSSVTADMVMLATEEPKKVKAVNGNGNGNGNNKKLADVAKENIKKGVSPKELMGILSGSKQENVSAIYEAVVDGVEKGFAKHVVKKKSYLAAVVGEGAESQILVLRAIEEFCRNGNGNAVKEVPLVLKALYDVDILEEEYVVKWYEEGLSGGNKDSLIWKNVKPFVEWLQSAESESEEE